The following coding sequences lie in one Nitratireductor mangrovi genomic window:
- a CDS encoding FliM/FliN family flagellar motor switch protein: MADGAPAQGSPGSDILERLLGDTGEPDRVAESARALGERTLKPLRAAFADGTSQPVEVDLGAVDTGRMKDAISDAGPYDAVVVAASANSPDALVIRVDPMAIAIFLDALFGGEPGAEPQPITRNLSSLELDIATLVIQQVAAAFNGFGQRTLQVRFPLSPAQSGEALRKIALRDGPAVKITFTVSERAEPGRVVVVMPQRILLRPRDGAEAVESPAGNSRSDDWSARFSEEVMRSRVTLEATMPLGKLTLGAIAALQTGQVIELSPTAASEAKLSSKNKTLFVCEFGRLGQNYTVRIKCPWDTEGNVIDGLQLP; the protein is encoded by the coding sequence ATGGCCGACGGCGCGCCAGCCCAGGGAAGCCCCGGCAGCGACATACTGGAACGTCTGCTCGGCGACACCGGCGAGCCGGACAGGGTCGCCGAAAGCGCCCGCGCGCTTGGCGAGCGCACTTTGAAACCGCTGCGGGCCGCGTTCGCTGACGGAACCAGCCAGCCGGTGGAGGTCGATCTTGGCGCGGTCGATACCGGGCGCATGAAGGACGCTATAAGCGATGCCGGCCCGTATGACGCGGTCGTCGTGGCGGCGTCGGCGAACTCGCCGGACGCCCTGGTCATCCGGGTCGACCCGATGGCGATAGCGATCTTCCTCGACGCACTTTTCGGCGGCGAGCCGGGAGCGGAACCGCAGCCGATCACCCGCAACCTGTCATCGCTCGAGCTCGATATCGCGACCCTCGTAATCCAGCAGGTCGCGGCCGCCTTCAATGGTTTCGGGCAGCGCACACTGCAAGTCCGTTTTCCCCTTTCACCCGCGCAGTCGGGTGAAGCGTTGCGCAAGATCGCGCTGCGCGACGGCCCGGCGGTCAAGATAACGTTCACGGTCTCGGAGCGGGCCGAGCCCGGCCGCGTCGTTGTGGTCATGCCGCAGCGTATCCTACTGCGTCCGCGCGATGGCGCCGAAGCTGTGGAAAGCCCGGCCGGGAACTCGCGCTCGGACGACTGGTCGGCGCGTTTTTCGGAGGAGGTGATGCGTTCCAGGGTAACGCTGGAAGCGACCATGCCGCTTGGCAAGTTGACCCTCGGGGCGATCGCCGCGCTGCAAACCGGCCAGGTGATCGAGCTTAGCCCGACCGCGGCCTCGGAGGCGAAGCTTTCGAGCAAGAACAAGACACTGTTCGTTTGCGAGTTTGGCCGCCTTGGACAAAACTACACTGTCCGAATCAAATGTCCGTGGGATACAGAAGGGAACGTGATCGATGGCCTGCAACTTCCATGA
- the motA gene encoding flagellar motor stator protein MotA gives MGIVIGLVVTFGCVLGGFMAMGGHIDVLIQPWEFVIIAGAALGIFLVGNPMTTVKDAGKAILEAFKHAVPSENDYLETLGVLHSLMRELKTKSRSEVEGHIDNPDESPIFQAYPLVLKNKDLTHFICDYCRLIIIGNARSHEIEALMDEEIHTIRHDKLKSYHALVSVGDGLPAIGIVAAVLGVIKAMGALDQSPEVLGALIGAALVGTFLGIFLSYGVVGPIAAKVKVVRDKRNRLYIIVKQTLLAYMNGALPQVALEFGRKTISSYDRPTIDAVEQHTLSSGHGEAKAA, from the coding sequence TTGGGCATTGTCATCGGTCTGGTCGTGACGTTCGGCTGCGTGCTTGGCGGCTTCATGGCCATGGGCGGCCACATCGACGTTCTGATACAGCCCTGGGAGTTCGTCATCATCGCCGGCGCCGCGCTTGGCATCTTCCTCGTGGGCAACCCCATGACCACGGTGAAGGACGCGGGCAAGGCGATCCTGGAAGCCTTCAAGCACGCGGTGCCCAGCGAGAACGATTATCTGGAGACGCTTGGCGTCCTGCATAGCTTGATGCGCGAGCTCAAGACCAAGTCGCGCAGCGAGGTGGAAGGGCACATCGACAATCCCGACGAGTCACCGATCTTCCAGGCTTATCCGCTCGTCCTGAAGAACAAGGATCTCACCCACTTCATCTGCGACTATTGCCGGCTGATCATCATCGGCAATGCCCGTTCGCACGAGATCGAGGCGCTGATGGACGAGGAGATCCACACCATCCGCCACGACAAGCTGAAATCCTACCACGCACTGGTTTCGGTCGGCGACGGTCTCCCCGCAATCGGCATCGTGGCGGCGGTGCTCGGCGTTATCAAGGCAATGGGCGCGCTCGACCAGTCGCCGGAAGTGCTGGGTGCGCTGATCGGCGCAGCGCTGGTCGGCACCTTCCTCGGCATCTTCCTTTCCTACGGTGTGGTGGGTCCGATCGCGGCCAAGGTCAAGGTGGTTCGCGACAAGCGCAATCGGCTCTACATCATCGTCAAACAGACCCTGCTCGCCTACATGAACGGCGCCCTGCCGCAGGTGGCGCTCGAGTTCGGCCGCAAGACGATCTCCTCCTATGATCGCCCGACGATCGATGCGGTCGAGCAGCACACGTTGTCGTCCGGTCACGGCGAAGCGAAGGCCGCCTGA
- a CDS encoding DUF1217 domain-containing protein — protein sequence MVSTFVTYANITRDLAQSLKRVHAQPQVQRESEYYLENIEKVKSIEEFIGNDRLFRYAMKAFGLEDMSYAKAFMVKVLEGGVDDSDSFANQLSDTKYRKFAEAFNFKQFGENTTIFERTRQGTVDRFVRQTLEEDAGTQNEGVRLALYFERKAPDIESFYSVLADNALSKVVRTALSLPDSFALLDVDKQVEIFERTVDIEDFKDPEALGEFLTRFTSLWEIQNPTSSSSLPGISVLFGQPAEYGISTDILLTMQQLKR from the coding sequence TTGGTCAGCACCTTTGTCACCTACGCGAACATCACGCGCGATCTCGCCCAGTCGCTGAAGCGCGTGCACGCCCAGCCACAAGTGCAGCGCGAGAGCGAATATTATCTGGAAAACATCGAGAAGGTGAAATCCATCGAGGAGTTCATCGGCAACGATCGCCTCTTCCGCTATGCCATGAAGGCGTTCGGGCTCGAGGACATGTCCTACGCCAAGGCCTTCATGGTGAAGGTGCTCGAAGGCGGCGTCGACGATAGCGACAGCTTCGCCAACCAACTCAGTGATACGAAATATCGCAAGTTCGCCGAGGCCTTCAATTTCAAGCAGTTCGGCGAGAATACGACGATCTTCGAGCGAACGCGCCAGGGAACGGTGGACCGTTTCGTGCGCCAGACGCTGGAAGAGGATGCCGGCACCCAGAATGAAGGCGTGCGCCTGGCTCTTTATTTCGAGCGCAAGGCGCCGGACATTGAAAGCTTCTACTCCGTCCTCGCCGACAACGCGCTCTCCAAGGTAGTCCGCACCGCGCTCAGCCTGCCCGACTCCTTCGCGCTTCTGGATGTCGACAAGCAGGTCGAGATCTTCGAACGCACGGTCGACATCGAGGACTTCAAGGATCCGGAAGCGCTTGGCGAGTTCCTGACCCGGTTCACCAGCCTGTGGGAAATACAGAACCCGACGTCCTCGTCCTCCCTGCCGGGCATCAGCGTGCTCTTCGGCCAGCCGGCGGAATACGGCATCTCGACAGACATCCTGCTGACCATGCAGCAACTGAAGCGCTGA
- the flgF gene encoding flagellar basal-body rod protein FlgF, translating to MQTGLYVAISSQVALEKRLRTIADNVANANTVGFRATEVKFEDVVTQSGSDSVAYVSPGSTYLSTISGPLKQTGNPLDFAIRGDAWFALETPAGPVMTRDGRFSMLETGELVSTEGYPVLDAGGAPIQLNPLDGPPVAGADGMLRQNGQPLGAIGLFNFVPGPDFVRYGNSGIVPSGPPEAVVDNPEVGVVQGFVEESNVNPVKEMTRLIMVQRAFENAAAVMRDGDQALGEAVKALGN from the coding sequence GTGCAGACCGGACTTTATGTCGCCATTTCCTCCCAGGTCGCGCTCGAAAAGCGCCTCAGGACAATCGCCGACAACGTCGCCAACGCCAACACCGTCGGCTTTCGCGCGACCGAGGTGAAATTCGAGGATGTCGTTACGCAGTCAGGTTCGGATTCGGTTGCCTACGTTTCGCCTGGCTCGACATACCTGTCGACGATCTCGGGACCGCTGAAGCAGACCGGCAATCCGCTCGACTTCGCCATCCGCGGCGATGCCTGGTTTGCACTCGAAACCCCCGCCGGGCCGGTCATGACCCGCGATGGGCGTTTCAGCATGCTTGAAACCGGCGAACTCGTTTCGACCGAAGGCTATCCGGTGCTCGATGCAGGCGGCGCGCCGATCCAGCTCAATCCGCTCGACGGGCCGCCAGTCGCCGGCGCAGACGGCATGCTGCGCCAGAACGGGCAGCCGCTCGGCGCCATCGGCCTCTTCAATTTCGTGCCCGGTCCGGACTTTGTCCGCTACGGCAACTCCGGCATCGTCCCCTCGGGACCGCCGGAGGCTGTCGTTGACAACCCGGAAGTGGGCGTCGTCCAGGGCTTCGTGGAAGAGTCCAACGTCAATCCCGTCAAGGAGATGACGCGGCTCATCATGGTGCAGAGAGCGTTCGAGAATGCGGCCGCGGTGATGCGCGACGGTGATCAGGCACTCGGCGAGGCCGTCAAGGCCCTCGGCAACTGA
- the fliI gene encoding flagellar protein export ATPase FliI, giving the protein MLVKRGGRISEVSATHYRVRGLSAHARLGDIVEHRGRRGQCAGEIVQINASDVLVAPFDTTFDAGISDPVFIRGPFRVTPDASWRGRVIDALGRPVDDLGPVVGSPDNTASTSATPSALARQRVAKPFRTGVRVIDIFTPLCLGQRIGVFAGSGVGKSTLLAMLASAQVFDTVIIALVGERGREVREFLEDTIGADNIRKTVTVVATSDESAMMRRRASSTAMSVAEYFRDRGERVLLILDSVTRFAHAMREVATGAGEPPVARGYPASVFTDLPKLLERAGPGGKGAGSITAIISVLVDGDDHNDPVADSVRGILDGHIVLDRSIAEQGRYPAVDPLASVSRLAPRAWNEGERALVTKLKAMISRYEETRDIRMLGAYRAGADAELDNAVRQVPVIYDALTQTPQDGPSRDPFAELASRLKNQEAANG; this is encoded by the coding sequence ATGTTGGTCAAGCGCGGCGGCAGGATCAGCGAGGTTTCGGCAACGCATTACCGTGTGCGCGGGCTGTCGGCCCATGCCCGCCTCGGCGATATCGTCGAGCATCGCGGCCGCCGCGGTCAGTGTGCCGGCGAGATCGTCCAGATCAATGCCAGCGACGTGCTAGTCGCGCCCTTCGACACCACTTTCGACGCAGGGATTTCTGATCCGGTCTTCATCCGTGGCCCATTCCGCGTAACGCCCGACGCCTCGTGGCGCGGTCGCGTCATCGACGCGCTCGGGCGCCCGGTCGACGACCTCGGGCCAGTTGTAGGCTCGCCTGACAACACGGCGTCGACCTCGGCGACACCGTCCGCTCTGGCCCGACAGCGTGTTGCCAAGCCGTTCCGGACCGGCGTCCGCGTGATCGACATCTTCACGCCCCTTTGCCTCGGCCAGCGCATTGGTGTCTTTGCAGGATCTGGCGTCGGCAAATCGACGCTTCTCGCCATGCTGGCTTCCGCGCAAGTCTTCGACACTGTCATCATCGCGCTGGTCGGTGAACGCGGCCGCGAGGTGCGTGAGTTCCTGGAAGACACGATCGGCGCCGACAACATAAGGAAGACGGTCACAGTGGTGGCCACCAGCGATGAAAGCGCCATGATGCGGCGCCGCGCTTCCAGCACCGCCATGTCTGTCGCCGAATATTTTCGCGATCGCGGCGAACGGGTGCTGCTCATCCTCGACTCGGTGACGCGCTTTGCCCATGCGATGCGCGAGGTCGCAACCGGCGCCGGCGAACCGCCCGTGGCGCGCGGCTATCCTGCGTCCGTCTTTACCGACCTGCCCAAGCTGCTTGAACGCGCCGGCCCGGGTGGCAAGGGTGCCGGCTCGATCACGGCGATCATTTCCGTGCTGGTCGATGGTGACGACCACAACGACCCGGTCGCGGACTCGGTGCGCGGCATCCTCGACGGACATATCGTCCTCGACCGCTCCATCGCCGAGCAGGGCCGCTACCCGGCCGTCGACCCGCTCGCTTCGGTGTCGCGTCTAGCCCCGCGCGCCTGGAACGAAGGCGAGCGCGCATTGGTGACCAAGCTCAAGGCGATGATCTCGCGCTACGAAGAGACCCGCGACATTCGCATGCTTGGAGCCTACCGCGCCGGCGCGGACGCCGAACTCGACAACGCGGTGCGCCA